AGGGATCCGCGGGCAGGAGCATATCGGCTAACGAAGGCACCGACTGACGAGCATCGCAGAGCTCGTGCACGTCCGAGTCGCACCAAAGAGCCACATCCTGAAAGGCCTCCATCTCGACACGAGACATGGatgtgtactgggaaccaacTACACAGAATGAAGAGAGTAGGAAAGGTTAGGTGACGACAACACTCTAGACGAAGAAAGACCATCGAATTCGGTAACACAGACTTCCGCAGCGATCCCGAATCCACCAAATCAGCGAAGCGTAGAAAGACGATTTCGCCTTTCCCATTGAAATCCTTTTTCTCTACCGTGTGCCGTATCGTAGCGTTTTCGAAGCACCACCGTGTTTGACTTACTTTGAAAGTttgcggaggaagaagccgtcaTGATCCAAAGGCAATAAGAAGCAAACGTGATCTTCATCGATGATTCGAAATTTGttgtttctgttgttctCCGCCGCTGGGTGTGGTCAATCTTCCGCGCTGGGCTAGATGGAATTGGACCTCGTTACCCAGGGCTGCGTGATCAAATTCCCTGTACAACCTAGTACCATTCCTACACAGGATTGGCATCCTGCCGTGACACCTCGCTTGTCGTATCGTGAACACTGGAACTGTagaattcacagtcacagcCCAACATTCGTAAGCTAAAAATTCCGACGGGGACCAAAACACTCTGTATTTGTTGGAAGCAGCCACGCAAACAAATAAGCATGGGAAAACCGCAACCCTTCGGTCGTGATAGTGGTGTGGGTACGTCTTCGCATTTCCCGGATTTCGTGTTCGAAACGGCAGAGAATTCTCGGTGATAGAGGGAATGCGATCGATTGCCTCGCGTCGCGGCACCAGAATGCGTTTTCCGACGAAAGTATGCCTATAAAAACGCGGTATGGAAGTCGAACGAGATCTTTCCACGAACACTAACGGATCACAACTCGGTTCAACCCACTTTGTTCATTGGATCAATTCTGCCCTCCACGATGACGACTACGACGAAACCCGAAACAATCAAAACATGGAACGCCCGCTGGTCCCATCCCATTCCGCACGACAATCTTTACTACGGAAAATGCATCGTGGGCGGAATCCTGTCCTGTGGTATTACACATACCGCAATTGTACCCCTTGATGGTACGTGTACTTCGAGACTTACCGTCACTGTCAGACCGTGCATGCTGACAAATCCGAAATCCTCACGTAATTATTCAAcactattgttgttggtaacTTTTGTTGACCGAAAGTGGTCAAGTGCAACATGCAAGTCAACCCACAAAAGTATCCTCAGTTAATTTTTGGGATTCGTACCGTTCTAGCGGAGGAAGGCGCCGTTGGATTGCTCAAGGGTTGGGCGCCAACCGCGATTGGGTATTCCTTACAAGGAGCTGGTACGTGGTCGTCGTCAAAGCTTCTTTCCGCAGACATTTTCTATAGTCGGCTCATGCCCATGGTCTGCTTTCTGAGATAGGTAAATTCGGGCTTTACGAAGTTTTCAAGGACGTGTATAGTACAGCGCTAGGAGAAGAGAAGTCGTTCCAGTGGCGTGGGCTCGTGTACGCGGCTGCTTCGGGTAGCGCCGAGTTCTTCGCCGATCTCATGTTGTGTCCTTGGGAAATGGTCAAGGTGAAGGTCCAAACTAGCCCTCCGGGGACGTTTCCAACTGCGTTTGGCCCGGCACTCGCCAAGATGCGTCTGGATGCGGCCGAAACACGCTTCCCTTACGGATCACTCGTTCCTTTATGGGGTCGTCAAATCCCCTATACAGTTGCcaagtttttcttttttgaaaaagtTGTGGAAGGCTTCTACACCCACGTCTTTACCAAACCAAAGGACACGTACGATAAGCCGACGCAGCTGGGCATCACGTTTGCGAGTGGCTACATTGCCGGTATTATTTGTGCAATTGTGTCCCATCCAGCCGACAATCTTGTCAGTCTCATGGGAAAATCCGACAACAAAGGCAAGAGTGTGGGTAAAATTGCGTCCGAGGTTGGTCTACGGGATTTGGCCATGAAAGGGCTGGCACCGCGAATTCTCATGATTGGCACACTAACAGGCTTGCAATGGTGGATATACGACAGCTTCAAGACAGTCATGGGAATGGGCACTACGGGTGGTGCGGCAGCGCAACCCCCCAAATAGAGTGATTTGGGACCCTGTGGGTTACGTTACTCATTGTTTCTTGGATGCGCAATGACATGCTTGATTGTTTTTAGTATACGGTTGATCCAAATCTTGTGGTGGTGTACAGTCCTCAACCACCATTGGGTCTGTTGACTGAGTGTGCATCCACAGTCAGGACGCTCCACGTTCTATCGAAATTGAAACTATCC
The genomic region above belongs to Phaeodactylum tricornutum CCAP 1055/1 chromosome 16, whole genome shotgun sequence and contains:
- a CDS encoding predicted protein, coding for MTTTTKPETIKTWNARWSHPIPHDNLYYGKCIVGGILSCGITHTAIVPLDVVKCNMQVNPQKYPQLIFGIRTVLAEEGAVGLLKGWAPTAIGYSLQGAGKFGLYEVFKDVYSTALGEEKSFQWRGLVYAAASGSAEFFADLMLCPWEMVKVKVQTSPPGTFPTAFGPALAKMRLDAAETRFPYGSLVPLWGRQIPYTVAKFFFFEKVVEGFYTHVFTKPKDTYDKPTQLGITFASGYIAGIICAIVSHPADNLVSLMGKSDNKGKSVGKIASEVGLRDLAMKGLAPRILMIGTLTGLQWWIYDSFKTVMGMGTTGGAAAQPPK